GGTAGGTCTCGTCCCGCAGCATGGTGCCGTCCATTACGCCCACCACCGCCTGGCAGCGGCGAATAACCTGCGCCATGAGGTTGTAGCGTTTGGCCCGGCTGGAGGCCAGTTTGCATTCGGACTGCACGAACAGGTTGAGGGAATTGATCTCTTCCCAGAAATCCCTGGGAATAACCTCGCGAACGCAGCGGGCATTGGTGCGCACCTGGGCACAGGAATGGCGGATCGACGCGTTGCTGTCCTCGGCGACGATCAGGTAATGCATCACCCCCAATTCGCTGGAGCTGCCCTCCTGGACAAAACCGCCGGCCTCTTCCCCCAGCACATCGATCAGCACCGGCCAGCTCATGCGGGTGTCCTCGTGGGAATCGATGAGCATGTGGGTGGTGGCATTGATCAGGCGGGCCGTGTCGTCCATGCGCTCGAGATAGCGGCCCATCCAATAGACGTTTTCTGCAACTCTTGCCAGCATGACTCAGCTCCCGTGATTGATGATCCAGGTGTCCTTACTGCCGCCGCCCTGAGAGGAATTCACCACCAGGGAGCCCCGACGCAACGCCACGCGGCTCAGGCCGCCGTTGGTGCAGTAAAGCTTCTCCCCCTGCAGGATGAATGGCCGCAGATCCAGATGGCGCGGCTCCAATACGCCTTCTTCACACAGGGTGGGCGCCGTAGACAGGTTCAGGGTCGGTTGGGCAATGAAGTTGCGCGGGTTCTCGCGGATAGCTGCCGCGCAACGTGCGCGCTCTTCTTCGGTCGCCCGCGGCCCGATCAGGATGCCGTAGCCACCGGACTCGTTGGCAGGTTTAACCACGAGTTTATCCAGGTTCGCCAGCACGTGATCACGCTCCTTCTCGTCCATGCACAGGAAAGTCGGCACGTTCTCGATCAGCGGATCCTGTTTCAGGTAGTAGCGAATAATGGAGGGCACGAAGGCATAGATTACCTTGTCGTCCGCCACGCCCGAGCCCGGTGCATTGGCGATGGCTACGTTGCCGGCACGCCAGGCGCCAATCAGTCCAGGGACCCCAAGCGCCGAGTCCTTGCGGAAGACCTTGGGATCGATGAAGGTGTCATCGATCCGACGGTAGATCACGTCTACCTGCTCCGGCCCACGCAGAGTTTTGACGAACACCTTGTCGTCCTCGACATAAAGGTCGTGATTTTCCACCAGCAGGCACCCCATCTGCTGGGCCAGGAAGCTGTGCTCGAAATAGGCGGAGTTGTAGATACCCGGCGTAAGCACCACGATGCGCGGCGTGACGTCGTCCCGGGGCGAAAGGGAAGCCAGCATGTCCCACAATCGAACCGGATATTCATCCACCGGGCCGATCGTGGTTTCGGCAAACAGTTCCGGGAACACCCGTTTCATCACCGTCCGGTTTTCCAGCATGTAGGACACGCCGGACGGCACCCGGAGATTGTCTTCGAGCACCAGGAAGCGCCCTTCGCCATCGCGCACCAGATCGGTGCCACAGATATTGGCCCACACACCGTAGGCGGGTTGAAAGCCCTGGCATGGTGCAAGGAAATTCTTCGAGTTGAGCACCAACTCCTTGGGAACGATGCCGTCCTTGAGGACCTTTTGCTCGTTGTAGAGGTCATCGATGAACAGGTTCAGTGCCTGCAAGCGCTGTTTTAGCCCATCGCTGGTGCGTTCCCAATCCGAGGCGGCGATGGTCCGCGGGACAACATCCAACGGCCACGCGCGGTCGATGTTCTGGCTATCGGAATAGACGGTAAACGAGACGCCCATGGATGAGATGGTGCGGTCCAGTTCGGCCTGGCGGGCGGCCAGCTCATCGGCGCTGTTCTGCATGATAAAGCGGGTGATGGCCAGAGCCTGGGGGCGGGCGTTGCCGTGGGCATCCACCAGCTCGTCGTAACAGTCCGGGTACGGACGATAGGGATCAAGTGCAATCACATCTGACATGGTGGTCAGGCTCCCTGCTGTTGTCTGGGTGGCTCCGTTTTTGGGAGAACCAGCGCGACCGAAGAGGTCCATAAGTTTCGCGCGCTGGAGTTATACGTTCAGCAAAGCCAGTGCCACATCAGAATTCAGCTTTTTTTGTCGTGAGGTCGTCAATTTGTTTTGAATTATTCAATTAAAGATTAGACCGTGAGGTCGAGCCTGTGAATTTTGCGACGTAAGCCTTGCGCCCCAAGGGGTCACCTTCCTCAGAACAAATCCAGCCACCCTGGCTCGTTTCATCGCTTCGCAGATTTCCTTACAATCCCGTTTTGCCCCATCCCACCGGAACGAGAAAAACGGATCCCGCATGTCGATCGCGCCCACCGAGCTCAGTAAACAGACGCCCATGATGCTTCAGTATGTTGCGGGCTTTCAGTGTAAGGCAGTGTAGATCAGTGTTTGCGCGGGTTTTTCGGGCTGGCCGCTGATTCGTCAAAACGGCAGAATGGGGTATTTTTAGGCGGCATTTTGCCCCATTTTTGCCCCAAGGGGTTGGGCCGGGACACGGCAAATCTCAGGATGGCAGGATTTGAACCTGATTTTTAGGGATGGCTCGACATGCAGCCCCATAAAAATCAGTAGTTTGGTGTCGTAGCGTGTCGTAAGATTGATGCGTTTGGGACAAAAAGTGGGACACAGCTAACGGAGCTATCATGAATATCGAAACCATCTACGAAGAGTCGCCAGAGGAAAGGTGTCTTTTAGAGGAACTCGAGCGCCTGAAAGTGGAATACAGTCAGGCGGCGGCGCCTATCCTTGATCGCTTATGTCACCTCCGCTCACTTCGTATGCCGATGTACCGGATATCTGCCGCCGATGCCCGGCACCTTGGGCTGCCTTTAGCTTCGGGCGACGGGCCATAACCACAGACACCCAGCAAGCCACCAGGAACAGCGCGTTGCCCAGGAGGGCGCGAAGGTGGTGGAGCTTGAATCGATGACGTTTCATTTAGGACTATTACTCTCTCCACCGGCCCTCAGCGTACAGCATCACATCCACTGTGCCATCGACGTTCCTTCTTAGCTTGCACTGCGTCTCGTTTTGCAGAGATGAGAACCAGGGGACAATTAGGTTATCTCGGTCACCATTGGCTCCAAAGCACCCGTAAATGTATTCATTATTGATGAATGCAGCCGGAAGGGTCCAAGTTGCCTCTCCGCTGGAGAATGTGAGCGTTATTTTCGCACGACACGTCATTGTCCCGTCTGGGTGCTTTGTCCATTCGCCATTTGCATTGCTACCGCTACGAACGAAATTTTCGCCCTGGCGTGTGACAATGACTGTGCCGCTGTCTTCAACCAAAGTCTGTGAAGCGGAGTCGAGAAGACTTACAGCATCAGACGCAACATTCAGTATTTCAATGCGCCTGATTTCATCGTTTTCCGTATCACGGATTGATATATCAGTAGGAAGCGTGCTTCCGCCAGCCGCTGTTCTTTCGATTGTTACATCTAGCAGACTTATATTGCCAAGCGGTTTACCAATACACTCCCCAGATAGCGTTAATAGGTTGATTGGCGCCCCGTCAATAGCTCCTTGGTCGTTTTCGTTTGCGTCCTCGATATAAACGTGGTCAGCAGAAATCCAGGGGCCTCCCGAATAATGCCGACGGATTAACAAAGCACTGTTGCCAGATCGATAAGACTTTATGCTACCGAACGAAATCTTGCCGCCCGGGGCGCTGGTCGATGACAGGTCGGTTCTTAGGGTGTCGAGAGAGTCATAATCAACAAGGTTGTCGATTCTGATGTCAACAGGATCAGATGAGTCTCGCAGTTGGCGCAATGCGATACCAATTCCACCAAGAGTATTGCGGGTGACGACTGTTTTGATATGAACACCCTGGATGCGCTGCGATGAATTATTAGGCTCAAAATCTATGCCATACGAAGGGTCTGTGCCGCTAATGTCGGAGATGATTACAGTATCCGCGGTTAAACGGTCACAATGAATCACGCTGATACCCTGGCGCCGACAATCTGAGATTTTCGCTACGCCAGTTATATCCAGAGACCCCGGATTATTTGGCGCATCTGCACCCATATAGATGGCATCGCCCCATGCTCCAGACAGGGTGGGGTTTGATATCTCAATATCGGTTGACGAGTACATACCGATAAGCATGCCGGATTCGCCCGTCGCACCTAAGTGCTCGTCTTTTTCGCCAACAATAACTGGATCAACAAGCCTAACGCCTGACCTACCATTCATGTAGACACCGAAATATGTGTCGAGGTCATTGGGCAGGATCTTTATGCTCCCGCCGTTACGCCAAACGATGTTATGACCGCTGCGCGGGACAATGCCGATGCCACTAGCTTGGTCTTGTAGGTCAATCTCGAATTGCCCGCCCTCAATAATGAATGGGCTGCCGACATTTACACCATTTTGAAGAACCTGTAACTGGTCGCCGTTTCCAGGAAGAGCGCCACTCGAGAAAGCGTCGACATCTTCATTCGAAGATTTCACGAAACAACCGGCACCACCGACGTCAGTTTCTCCTGTGCCGGCGTGGAAGCTTGCCGTTTTCTCGCTGACGGTTGAGCCTGGCTGAAGCGTAACTGAGGGCACAGTCGGGCTAATGATAGTTATTCCGTTGTGCTCTGCCTTCGATCTAGATGACTCCCAATAGAAATAGCCGCCCCCCCTGCTTGAATTAGGGTGATAACTGCGAACCAGAATGATTGGGTTGGCTGACGGGTCGGCGCCAAATAGATCATGAACAGAATCAACCCCCTCCAGATCATCACGAGGAACAACGGCAAAGTTTATCCCGGTGACCCCTATAGAGATTGGGTCTGGAGTGATGACGCGGAACTGTTTGCCGGTGCTGGCCACGCTTACCAGCGTTCCTTGCGTTACATCGCGTCGCCCGTCAAAGTCTCGAGCGCGATACCAATCACTGGTGTCGGCAATATAGATGCCATTATCCGCGGCATCTGTCTGGTCCTTCACGAGGATTCGGTCGCCAGTAACCAAGTCTGTTGCCCAATTACCCCCGGCCTGTACACCAAGCCCTGCGCGAGTGATATTACCTGTGGTGTAGTCCTTCACTGGCGCTTTCATGGCGACAGAGGTGGAAAGGCCCTGGATGCGATCAGTCACAGTCGAAGACATGCGGTTACCTCAAGATTGGCAATAAAAAACCCCGCACTTGGCGGGGTTTGTTTGGGTCTACTGGGTAGTTAGCGTTCGTCGGCAGGCCGGCTGAACATGATGCCTTTGGCGAACTCGGCCGGATTCTCTGGGCGCTCGTTACCCTCCATGAGATCGAAGAGATATTCCCCGGTGATCCAGGCTTGGCGCCCTGGCAGGTGCCCCCAGTAGCTCGTCGCGAGGACGGCGGACTTAACGTCGGTGCGCTTAAGCTCTTCGCCGGTCATCGCTTTGTACGGGATCTGCAGCGCCCTGGCTGTCTGATCCAGACCGTCGTAGGCTGGTGAAGCATTGAAGCCGTATGGCGTCAGGACGGCGTTCGCCACATCACGCAGGCCGATCATGGTGGACAGCGGATAGAGCATGCCCTGACGTGCCGCCCACTGCGCCCATTCTTCATCATCATTCGGGCCGCGACCGGCGACTAACTCACCAAGAATTGCCGGGGCCAGCCATAGCAGTGCCATGCTCGCAGCGAACTGAGGCACGTTGATATTGCCCAGTGACAGGTCCTGACGACGGCGGCGCAGGAGGTTGAACAGCGCCGAGAAGTAGGAATAGAACATGGTAAACGCCCGGAAGGCTTCGTTGCCGCGCTGAATCCTGGCCAGATCCTTCACCGCACCAGAAGACTGGGACTCGCGCACAGCCTGGTCGGCGTAGTCGATGGCGCCGGCTTCGTCACCTTTGGCGATATTCTCTACGCCCCCCTCCATGGCCTTGCGGTAGGCGCCAAGCCAAGTTGGGACGGACACGCTCATATCCAGCATGCCAGTCATCCAGAAGAAGGACTGTCGCACCTGATCCATTTTTCCTTCACGCTCGAGCTTGCGGGCATAATCCCGCACGTCCCGATCGAAGGTACGCTGACGATTCTTCATGGCCTCGGAGCGCTCGAAGACGAAATCGACTTGCTTCTTCATCTTCGTGGGCGACCCAAAGAAATCACGCAGGCCTTTCCATGCGTACTTGGCCCCGATCTGGTCCACCGATTGCAGGTAGCCCAGCGGCTGGACGATGGCCGTGGTGAACTTCCACCCCATATTAACGATGGTGCCGCCGGCGCGCATATGGCTGATGACGCGCTCCCAGGGCAGCGTCGGCAACTTGGTGTCATTGGCAATGGCCTGCAGCCATGGGCGTAGTTGGCGGTAGGCCTCGCGGCCGGCAGAGCCTTCGATAGCATGGCGAACACGCACGTTACCCAGGAGGCGATCGACATCGATAATGGCCTTCCGGTGCGTCAGGTCGTGGATCACCTGGTAGATGTGCTCGCCCAGCACAGCCATATCCAGGCGCACGGATTGCCCTGCACTACCGACACGCTCGACGGTGTGGCCTTTCTTGGTGGCCGGACGCAGGAAGTTGTTCTCGAATAGATCCTGGGTATTTACGCCCTCGTCCCTGCGGAACTGCAGGAAGCTGCGGCGCGGGTCGTATTTCAGTGGGTAGTAGCCGCCTTTAAAAGTGCCGTGACGTGTCTGGATAGGCGCTGATTCGACTTTCTCCGGCGCCACGCCGACAAGGTCCTTTTGCAGTTGGGCGATCTGCGGCCAGAAACTGTCAACTAGGTCCCAGATGCTCTGCACCATTTGCCACTCGTCCTGAGACAGGCGGTTGAGCACTGACATGACCTGCTCATCAGTCCAGTCATAGCCGCGGCGTACGGCCTCCCGGTTGCCCTCGTTGCCCCAGTTCAACGCCAGGGCGATCATGTTGGACTTGGTCATTGACACGCCGACTTCGGGCAGGTACTGCTTCTGCGTGAACCAGTGGGCGCGCTGCTCTTCCTTGAACGGCTTCATGATTTCGGTCAGCTTCTCCATGGTCTCGCCGGTCATGCGGTTCTCTGCATTCTCGGCATCAGCCATTGGCTTAAACAGTGCTTGCCAGACAGGGC
The window above is part of the Marinobacter nanhaiticus D15-8W genome. Proteins encoded here:
- a CDS encoding alpha-E domain-containing protein, whose translation is MLARVAENVYWMGRYLERMDDTARLINATTHMLIDSHEDTRMSWPVLIDVLGEEAGGFVQEGSSSELGVMHYLIVAEDSNASIRHSCAQVRTNARCVREVIPRDFWEEINSLNLFVQSECKLASSRAKRYNLMAQVIRRCQAVVGVMDGTMLRDETYQLFNIGRHLERADMTTRIMDVLILQQLAPTSSPQSRRHFQWSSLLSALGATESYRRYFAQEEGETDVIDFLLTYGPFPRSVIYCMEKIEWEVRDLPNKKDVLKTTAKIRKALDSDPLNTLSTLELHGLIDTVQAGLIDLHGALVQQALHAPAA
- a CDS encoding circularly permuted type 2 ATP-grasp protein, which gives rise to MSDVIALDPYRPYPDCYDELVDAHGNARPQALAITRFIMQNSADELAARQAELDRTISSMGVSFTVYSDSQNIDRAWPLDVVPRTIAASDWERTSDGLKQRLQALNLFIDDLYNEQKVLKDGIVPKELVLNSKNFLAPCQGFQPAYGVWANICGTDLVRDGEGRFLVLEDNLRVPSGVSYMLENRTVMKRVFPELFAETTIGPVDEYPVRLWDMLASLSPRDDVTPRIVVLTPGIYNSAYFEHSFLAQQMGCLLVENHDLYVEDDKVFVKTLRGPEQVDVIYRRIDDTFIDPKVFRKDSALGVPGLIGAWRAGNVAIANAPGSGVADDKVIYAFVPSIIRYYLKQDPLIENVPTFLCMDEKERDHVLANLDKLVVKPANESGGYGILIGPRATEEERARCAAAIRENPRNFIAQPTLNLSTAPTLCEEGVLEPRHLDLRPFILQGEKLYCTNGGLSRVALRRGSLVVNSSQGGGSKDTWIINHGS